From one Lycium ferocissimum isolate CSIRO_LF1 chromosome 7, AGI_CSIRO_Lferr_CH_V1, whole genome shotgun sequence genomic stretch:
- the LOC132065282 gene encoding uncharacterized protein LOC132065282, which produces MVNFQLMITAELENLTNLQPQGGCNDDNFPYHFKLKCGNCGEITQKETYVSLGETVPLPIGKGRTHLIQKCKFCSRDGTVTMITGRGRPLTHADSQAGKYAPLMVFECRGFEPLDFVFRGEWKAESLEGTKFEGIDLSGDEFAEYDEKGECPVMISNPQAKFDVVK; this is translated from the exons atggtgAATTTCCAGTTGATGATCACAGCTGAGCTTGAAAACCTTACAAACCTTCAACCACAAGGCGGATGTAATGACGATAACTTCCCTTACCACtttaag CTGAAGTGTGGCAATTGTGGCGAGATCACCCAAAAGGAGACTTATGTGAGCTTGGGTGAAACTGTTCCTCTTCCCATAGGCAAGGGCCGCACCCATCTTATTCAGAAG TGTAAGTTCTGTAGCAGGGATGGCACAGTAACCATGATCACTGGCCGAGGCCGCCCTCTGACTCATGCTGACAGTCAAGCTGGAAAATATGCACCTTTGATGGTATTTGAGTGCAGGGGTTTCGAGCCTCTGGATTTTGTTTTCCGAGGAGAATGGAAAGCTGAATCT CTTGAGGGAACAAAATTTGAAGGCATTGATTTGTCCGGAGATGAGTTTGCTGAGTATGATGAGAAGGGGGAGTGCCCAGTGATGATTTCCAACCCTCAGGCCAAATTTGATGTAGTGAAATAG
- the LOC132065283 gene encoding pentatricopeptide repeat-containing protein At1g77360, mitochondrial isoform X1 translates to MLFRFSQLSTRRTMLRLHQKLCGRTVVFTRMYSSKETMDVKLDPLKRLCNIMMSCPKFGLDTELDQSGIRVSPEMVEDVLKRFENAGMLAYRFFEWAEKQHNYEHSTKAYHFMIESLAKIRQYQMMWDLVNKMKAKGMLNIETFCIMMRKYARAQKVEEAVYTFNIMNKFDVPPNLAAFNGLLSALCKSKNVGKAQEIFDSKKKEFIPDSKTYSILIEGWGRAPNLPKAREIYREMIEVGSNPDIVTYGIMVDILCKAGRVDEAVEIVKEMDFSGCRPTSFIYSVLVHTYGLENRIEDAIDTFLEMEKNGVEADVAVYNSLISAFCKVNKFQNAYRVLNDMQLKGVDPNARTCNIILSGLIGRGETDDAFKVFRRMLKICDPDADTYTMMIKMFCERSEINMARKVWKYMKRKQFVPSMHTFSALINGLCEDGDAPGACVLMEEMIEKGMRPGRMTFGKLRKLLLKEEREDVLEFLQEKINLMVREPLSD, encoded by the coding sequence ATGCTTTTCAGGTTTTCTCAGCTTTCTACGAGGAGGACAATGCTACGACTTCATCAGAAATTGTGTGGTAGAACAGTGGTGTTTACCCGAATGTATAGTTCTAAAGAAACAATGGACGTTAAACTCGATCCACTGAAAAGGCTTTGTAATATTATGATGTCTTGTCCAAAATTTGGCCTTGACACAGAGCTCGACCAAAGCGGGATTAGGGTTTCACCGGAGATGGTCGAAGACGTCCTTAAGAGATTTGAAAATGCTGGAATGCTTGCGTATCGTTTCTTTGAATGGGCTGAAAAGCAACATAATTATGAGCATAGTACTAAAGCCTACCACTTCATGATTGAATCTCTTGCCAAGATAAGGCAATATCAGATGATGTGGGATCTTGTAAATAAGATGAAAGCCAAGGGAATGCTTAATATTGAAACATTTTGCATAATGATGAGAAAATATGCTAGGGCCCAAAAGGTGGAGGAGGCTGTATACACTTTCAATATCATGAATAAGTTCGACGTGCCCCCCAACCTAGCTGCTTTTAACGGCTTATTGAGTGCTCTATGCAAATCGAAGAATGTGGGAAAAGCTCAGGAGATTTTCGATAGTAAGAAAAAGGAGTTTATTCCTGATTCAAAAACTTACAGCATATTGATCGAAGGTTGGGGAAGGGCTCCCAATCTTCCCAAGGCAAGGGAAATTTACAGGGAAATGATTGAGGTGGGCTCTAATCCCGATATTGTGACTTATGGGATCATGGTTGATATACTTTGCAAGGCTGGCAGGGTTGATGAGGCTGTTGAAATTGTCAAGGAGATGGACTTCAGCGGTTGCAGGCCAACATCCTTTATTTATAGTGTTTTAGTCCATACATATGGGCTAGAAAACCGGATTGAAGATGCGATAGATACATTCcttgaaatggaaaaaaatggagTTGAGGCTGATGTAGCTGTATATAATTCTCTAATTAGTGCTTTCTGTAAGGTAAATAAATTCCAAAATGCCTATAGGGTTCTGAACGACATGCAATTGAAGGGGGTGGACCCCAATGCAAGGACCTGCAATATTATTCTGAGTGGCTTGATTGGTCGAGGTGAGACTGATGATGCTTTTAAGGTTTTCCGGAGGATGCTCAAAATTTGTGATCCTGATGCAGACACGTATACTATGATGATAAAGATGTTCTGTGAGCGGAGTGAGATTAATATGGCTCGTAAAGTGTGGAAATATATGAAACGCAAGCAATTTGTTCCCAGCATGCATACTTTTTCTGCACTTATAAATGGGCTGTGCGAAGACGGTGATGCCCCTGGTGCTTGTGTGTTGATGGAAGAGATGATAGAGAAAGGAATGCGCCCCGGTAGGATGACGTTTGGAAAATTACGGAAACTACTTCTcaaggaagagagagaagatgTACTCGAATTCCTTCAGGAGAAAATTAATCTTATGGTTAGGGAGCCCTTATCTGATTAA
- the LOC132065283 gene encoding pentatricopeptide repeat-containing protein At1g77360, mitochondrial isoform X2 — MLRLHQKLCGRTVVFTRMYSSKETMDVKLDPLKRLCNIMMSCPKFGLDTELDQSGIRVSPEMVEDVLKRFENAGMLAYRFFEWAEKQHNYEHSTKAYHFMIESLAKIRQYQMMWDLVNKMKAKGMLNIETFCIMMRKYARAQKVEEAVYTFNIMNKFDVPPNLAAFNGLLSALCKSKNVGKAQEIFDSKKKEFIPDSKTYSILIEGWGRAPNLPKAREIYREMIEVGSNPDIVTYGIMVDILCKAGRVDEAVEIVKEMDFSGCRPTSFIYSVLVHTYGLENRIEDAIDTFLEMEKNGVEADVAVYNSLISAFCKVNKFQNAYRVLNDMQLKGVDPNARTCNIILSGLIGRGETDDAFKVFRRMLKICDPDADTYTMMIKMFCERSEINMARKVWKYMKRKQFVPSMHTFSALINGLCEDGDAPGACVLMEEMIEKGMRPGRMTFGKLRKLLLKEEREDVLEFLQEKINLMVREPLSD; from the coding sequence ATGCTACGACTTCATCAGAAATTGTGTGGTAGAACAGTGGTGTTTACCCGAATGTATAGTTCTAAAGAAACAATGGACGTTAAACTCGATCCACTGAAAAGGCTTTGTAATATTATGATGTCTTGTCCAAAATTTGGCCTTGACACAGAGCTCGACCAAAGCGGGATTAGGGTTTCACCGGAGATGGTCGAAGACGTCCTTAAGAGATTTGAAAATGCTGGAATGCTTGCGTATCGTTTCTTTGAATGGGCTGAAAAGCAACATAATTATGAGCATAGTACTAAAGCCTACCACTTCATGATTGAATCTCTTGCCAAGATAAGGCAATATCAGATGATGTGGGATCTTGTAAATAAGATGAAAGCCAAGGGAATGCTTAATATTGAAACATTTTGCATAATGATGAGAAAATATGCTAGGGCCCAAAAGGTGGAGGAGGCTGTATACACTTTCAATATCATGAATAAGTTCGACGTGCCCCCCAACCTAGCTGCTTTTAACGGCTTATTGAGTGCTCTATGCAAATCGAAGAATGTGGGAAAAGCTCAGGAGATTTTCGATAGTAAGAAAAAGGAGTTTATTCCTGATTCAAAAACTTACAGCATATTGATCGAAGGTTGGGGAAGGGCTCCCAATCTTCCCAAGGCAAGGGAAATTTACAGGGAAATGATTGAGGTGGGCTCTAATCCCGATATTGTGACTTATGGGATCATGGTTGATATACTTTGCAAGGCTGGCAGGGTTGATGAGGCTGTTGAAATTGTCAAGGAGATGGACTTCAGCGGTTGCAGGCCAACATCCTTTATTTATAGTGTTTTAGTCCATACATATGGGCTAGAAAACCGGATTGAAGATGCGATAGATACATTCcttgaaatggaaaaaaatggagTTGAGGCTGATGTAGCTGTATATAATTCTCTAATTAGTGCTTTCTGTAAGGTAAATAAATTCCAAAATGCCTATAGGGTTCTGAACGACATGCAATTGAAGGGGGTGGACCCCAATGCAAGGACCTGCAATATTATTCTGAGTGGCTTGATTGGTCGAGGTGAGACTGATGATGCTTTTAAGGTTTTCCGGAGGATGCTCAAAATTTGTGATCCTGATGCAGACACGTATACTATGATGATAAAGATGTTCTGTGAGCGGAGTGAGATTAATATGGCTCGTAAAGTGTGGAAATATATGAAACGCAAGCAATTTGTTCCCAGCATGCATACTTTTTCTGCACTTATAAATGGGCTGTGCGAAGACGGTGATGCCCCTGGTGCTTGTGTGTTGATGGAAGAGATGATAGAGAAAGGAATGCGCCCCGGTAGGATGACGTTTGGAAAATTACGGAAACTACTTCTcaaggaagagagagaagatgTACTCGAATTCCTTCAGGAGAAAATTAATCTTATGGTTAGGGAGCCCTTATCTGATTAA